From a region of the Chrysiogenia bacterium genome:
- the mrdA gene encoding penicillin-binding protein 2, producing FLASRRDTEKQARAEATIERLAQILEVSPEEIWKTVREGGGRLRFRPVLVRDDATWDEISKIEEINLRANGVFVRTEPVREYKYGGVGAHFLGYIHEVNADELKRLKEEYPDHGYRQGNLVGQQGIEAMTESWLRGRDGYRELIVNAFGGEVDEAVLKELGFEADNEAPVPGNNIVLTLDWDLQLAAEETLGGEHGAIAAMNPQTGEVLALVSHPTFDPSEFARGISQKEYNALLNAPGRPLYSKVIQGQYPPGSTWKPFVAMAGLEEGIVGSDDFAPVCHGRMRVGRRWFHCWRRGGHGKVDLLHGLRQSCDIYFYQLGQRLGIDRIAHYARLFGFGSKTGIGLDEEKSGLVPTEEWKERVKGEPWQAGETLPCAIGQGFDLVTPIQLVRGISAIANGGTLVQPYFIARAQSVDGEVIHDFSPPIPPPLPFAPEHIEAVHEGLVAVVNDPQGTAHRAKVPGITVAGKTGTAQVVRLSSVEHYENDEDIPKELRDHALFVAYAPAEDPYIALAVIIEHGGGGGRNAAPVAQKIIARYKELREQRATAGLLPAPDAAHPELRYAATSEEVQP from the coding sequence TTCCTGGCCTCGCGCCGTGACACGGAGAAGCAGGCGCGCGCCGAGGCGACCATCGAGCGCCTCGCACAGATTCTCGAAGTCAGCCCCGAGGAAATCTGGAAGACCGTTCGCGAGGGCGGCGGGCGCCTGCGCTTTCGTCCGGTGCTGGTGCGCGACGATGCGACCTGGGACGAGATATCGAAAATCGAGGAGATCAACCTGCGTGCCAATGGTGTGTTCGTTCGCACCGAGCCGGTACGCGAGTACAAATACGGCGGCGTGGGCGCACACTTTCTGGGCTACATCCACGAGGTCAACGCCGATGAACTCAAGCGCCTGAAGGAAGAATATCCCGACCATGGCTACCGGCAGGGAAATCTGGTCGGCCAGCAGGGCATCGAGGCAATGACCGAGTCCTGGCTGCGCGGGCGCGACGGTTACCGCGAGCTCATCGTCAACGCCTTCGGCGGCGAAGTGGACGAGGCGGTGCTCAAGGAACTGGGATTCGAGGCCGACAACGAAGCGCCGGTGCCCGGAAACAACATCGTGCTTACCCTCGACTGGGACCTGCAGCTTGCAGCCGAGGAAACCCTCGGCGGAGAACACGGCGCCATTGCGGCGATGAATCCGCAGACCGGAGAGGTGCTGGCGCTCGTCTCGCACCCGACCTTCGATCCGAGCGAATTCGCCCGCGGGATCTCGCAGAAGGAATACAATGCCCTGCTCAACGCGCCGGGTCGCCCGCTCTATTCGAAAGTAATTCAGGGCCAGTACCCGCCGGGCTCGACGTGGAAACCCTTTGTTGCGATGGCGGGGCTCGAAGAAGGCATCGTCGGATCGGATGACTTCGCCCCGGTCTGTCACGGCCGGATGCGGGTGGGGCGCCGGTGGTTCCACTGCTGGCGCCGCGGCGGTCACGGCAAGGTGGACCTGCTGCACGGGCTTCGCCAGAGCTGCGATATCTATTTCTACCAGCTCGGCCAGCGTCTGGGGATCGACCGCATTGCGCACTACGCCAGGCTCTTTGGATTCGGAAGCAAGACGGGCATCGGGCTGGACGAAGAAAAATCGGGCCTCGTGCCCACCGAGGAATGGAAAGAGCGCGTGAAGGGCGAACCCTGGCAGGCCGGCGAGACCCTGCCGTGCGCCATCGGGCAGGGCTTCGATCTCGTAACCCCGATTCAGCTTGTGCGCGGCATCTCGGCCATTGCCAACGGCGGAACGCTGGTGCAGCCCTACTTCATCGCGCGCGCCCAGAGCGTGGACGGCGAGGTGATTCACGACTTCAGCCCGCCCATCCCGCCGCCGCTTCCCTTTGCGCCCGAGCACATCGAGGCGGTGCACGAAGGCCTGGTCGCCGTGGTGAACGATCCCCAGGGGACTGCCCACCGTGCGAAGGTACCGGGAATCACTGTTGCCGGTAAGACGGGAACGGCCCAGGTGGTGCGGCTCTCTTCGGTTGAACACTACGAGAATGACGAAGACATTCCCAAGGAACTGCGCGACCACGCGCTCTTTGTCGCCTACGCCCCGGCGGAAGACCCCTACATTGCGCTGGCCGTGATCATCGAGCATGGCGGCGGCGGCGGCCGCAATGCCGCGCCCGTCGCGCAGAAGATCATCGCCCGCTACAAGGAATTGCGCGAGCAGCGTGCCACGGCGGGGCTGCTGCCCGCGCCGGACGCGGCCCATCCCGAGCTGCGCTATGCCGCCACGAGCGAGGAGGTCCAGCCATGA